A single region of the Streptomyces caelestis genome encodes:
- the purE gene encoding 5-(carboxyamino)imidazole ribonucleotide mutase yields the protein MSPVVGIVMGSDSDWPVMEAAAKALDEFEIAYEVDVVSAHRMPREMVAYGEQADGRGLKVIIAGAGGAAHLPGMLASVTPLPVIGVPVPLKYLDGMDSLLSIVQMPAGVPVATVSVAGARNAGLLAARILAAHDEELRARMREFQQELNDQATEKGKRLRSKVEGANGGFGFGK from the coding sequence ATGAGCCCTGTTGTTGGCATCGTCATGGGGTCGGACAGCGACTGGCCCGTCATGGAGGCCGCCGCCAAGGCCCTCGACGAGTTCGAGATCGCCTACGAGGTGGATGTCGTCTCCGCGCACCGCATGCCGCGCGAGATGGTCGCGTACGGCGAGCAGGCCGACGGGCGCGGGCTCAAGGTGATCATCGCCGGGGCAGGTGGCGCCGCCCACCTGCCCGGCATGCTCGCCTCCGTGACGCCGCTGCCGGTCATCGGCGTGCCCGTGCCGCTGAAGTACCTCGACGGCATGGACAGCCTCCTGTCGATCGTGCAGATGCCGGCCGGTGTCCCCGTCGCCACGGTCTCCGTCGCCGGTGCCCGCAACGCCGGCCTGCTGGCGGCCCGGATCCTCGCCGCGCACGACGAGGAACTCCGCGCCCGCATGCGCGAGTTCCAGCAGGAGCTGAACGACCAGGCCACCGAGAAGGGCAAGCGCCTGCGCTCCAAGGTCGAGGGCGCAAACGGCGGTTTCGGCTTCGGGAAGTGA
- a CDS encoding dipeptidase has product MADLQDDLRTTAAVGEFDDLAEPYPDEVVMAAEPYEPVSDPDDEPMNRAHTILAAHPVADGYNELPWALKRLPYYDLEEGESTVDTDVPRLRRGHVGALFWSLHLPEGLDGDRAVGATLEQLDLAKAVARTCGEGLRPAWTAGQVADARNCGRVAVLLGPAGAPAMGDSLGILRQLHFLGLRVLSLNGVSWASEAGLTRFGEEVVREMNRLGVIVDLSGASASTVRRVLRLSRAPVLCSRSAARALRPHPANLPDDLLAELGAAKGLCMVPLTAEQTGPTVRDVADHLDHIRAVAGAQSVGLSGTYDSGSAHPQELGDTSCYPRLIAELLRRGWDEADVALLTWGNVQRVLRGADFTARAAQQRREPSAATISELDG; this is encoded by the coding sequence ATGGCAGACCTCCAGGACGACCTGCGCACGACCGCCGCAGTCGGTGAGTTCGACGACCTGGCCGAGCCGTACCCGGACGAGGTCGTCATGGCGGCGGAGCCCTACGAGCCCGTCTCCGACCCGGACGACGAGCCGATGAACCGGGCCCACACCATCCTCGCCGCCCACCCCGTCGCCGACGGCTACAACGAACTGCCCTGGGCGCTGAAGCGACTGCCCTACTACGACCTGGAGGAGGGCGAGAGCACGGTCGACACGGACGTGCCCCGCCTGCGCCGCGGGCATGTGGGCGCGCTGTTCTGGTCGCTGCACCTGCCCGAGGGCCTGGACGGCGACCGGGCCGTGGGTGCCACCCTGGAGCAGCTGGACCTGGCCAAGGCCGTCGCCCGGACCTGCGGCGAGGGACTGCGGCCGGCCTGGACGGCGGGGCAGGTCGCGGACGCCCGCAACTGCGGCCGCGTCGCCGTGCTCCTCGGGCCCGCCGGGGCCCCGGCCATGGGCGACTCGCTGGGCATCCTGCGTCAGCTGCACTTCCTCGGCCTGCGCGTACTGTCGCTGAACGGCGTGTCCTGGGCGAGCGAAGCGGGGCTGACGCGGTTCGGCGAGGAGGTCGTGCGCGAGATGAACCGGCTCGGCGTGATCGTGGACCTCTCCGGTGCCTCCGCGTCGACCGTCCGCCGGGTCCTGAGGCTCTCCCGGGCGCCCGTGCTGTGCAGCCGCTCCGCCGCCCGCGCCCTGCGCCCCCACCCGGCCAACCTCCCCGACGACCTGCTGGCGGAGCTGGGCGCGGCCAAGGGGCTGTGCATGGTGCCGCTGACCGCCGAGCAGACCGGCCCGACCGTCCGCGACGTCGCCGACCATCTCGACCACATCCGGGCCGTGGCCGGTGCACAGAGCGTCGGGCTGTCCGGCACGTACGACTCGGGCTCGGCCCACCCGCAGGAGCTCGGCGACACCTCCTGCTACCCGCGGCTGATCGCCGAGTTGCTGCGGCGCGGCTGGGACGAGGCCGACGTGGCCCTTCTGACCTGGGGAAACGTCCAGCGGGTGCTGCGCGGCGCCGACTTCACCGCGCGCGCCGCCCAGCAGCGACGCGAGCCGTCGGCGGCGACCATTTCCGAGCTGGACGGGTGA
- a CDS encoding MerR family transcriptional regulator produces MRIGELARRTNVSERSLRYYEKQGMLTAERTPGGHREYPEAAVDRVIRIQELFAAGLCSEKIVQLLPCMRDTDGGPSVRATPNLVAELSTERARIDRMIADLVRSRDTLDEVIEAARLP; encoded by the coding sequence GTGCGGATCGGTGAACTGGCCCGGCGCACCAACGTGAGCGAGCGGTCGCTGCGCTACTACGAGAAGCAGGGGATGCTCACGGCCGAGCGGACGCCCGGCGGGCACCGGGAGTACCCGGAGGCGGCCGTGGACCGGGTCATCCGGATCCAGGAGCTGTTCGCGGCGGGACTGTGCAGCGAGAAGATCGTCCAGCTGCTGCCGTGCATGCGGGACACGGACGGCGGGCCCTCGGTCCGCGCCACGCCCAACCTGGTCGCCGAACTCAGTACCGAGCGTGCCCGCATCGACCGGATGATCGCCGACCTGGTCCGCTCCCGGGACACGCTGGACGAGGTGATCGAGGCGGCCCGGCTGCCCTGA
- a CDS encoding dipeptidase: MTSLDDARTLLAEFPVADGHNDLPWALREQVRYDLDARDVAADQSAHLHTDIPRLRAGGVGAQYWSVYVRTDSPDPVAATLEQIDCVRQLIDRHPEDLRPALTAADMEAARREGRIASLMGAEGGHSIANSLGTLRGLYRLGVRYLTLTHNDNVDWADSATDKPRAGGLTAFGREVVREMNRLGMLVDLSHVAATTMRDALDASSAPVIFSHSSARAVCDHPRNIPDDVLERLAAGGGVAMVTFVPKFVLQAAVDWTAEADENMRAHGFHHLDTTAEAMKIHRAFEERHPRPVATVATVADHLDHMREVAGVDHLGIGGDYDGTAFTPDGLDDVSGYPNLIAELLDRGWSKADLAKLTWKNAVRVLDAAEDVARGLQATRPPSNATIESLDG; this comes from the coding sequence ATGACGTCCCTCGACGACGCCCGCACGCTGCTCGCCGAGTTCCCCGTCGCCGACGGGCACAACGACCTGCCCTGGGCGCTGCGCGAGCAGGTCCGCTACGACCTCGACGCCCGCGATGTCGCCGCCGACCAGAGCGCCCACCTGCACACCGACATCCCGCGGCTGCGCGCGGGCGGGGTCGGTGCGCAGTACTGGTCGGTGTACGTCCGCACGGACTCGCCGGACCCGGTCGCGGCCACACTCGAACAGATCGACTGCGTACGGCAGTTGATCGACCGGCACCCGGAGGACCTGCGGCCCGCGCTGACGGCCGCCGACATGGAGGCCGCGCGCCGGGAGGGCCGGATCGCCTCCCTCATGGGCGCGGAGGGCGGCCACTCCATCGCCAACTCCCTGGGCACCCTGCGCGGGCTGTACCGGCTCGGCGTGCGCTATCTGACCCTCACCCACAACGACAACGTGGACTGGGCGGACTCCGCGACCGACAAGCCGCGGGCCGGCGGCCTCACCGCGTTCGGCCGGGAGGTCGTACGGGAGATGAACCGGCTCGGCATGCTCGTGGACCTCTCCCACGTGGCCGCGACGACCATGCGGGACGCGCTCGACGCGAGCTCCGCCCCGGTGATCTTCTCCCACTCCTCCGCGCGGGCCGTGTGCGACCACCCGCGCAACATCCCGGACGACGTCCTGGAGCGGCTGGCCGCGGGCGGCGGCGTCGCGATGGTGACGTTCGTGCCGAAGTTCGTGCTCCAGGCCGCCGTCGACTGGACCGCCGAGGCCGACGAGAACATGCGCGCCCACGGCTTCCACCACCTCGACACCACCGCGGAGGCCATGAAGATCCACCGCGCCTTCGAGGAACGGCACCCGCGCCCCGTCGCGACGGTGGCGACGGTCGCCGACCACCTGGACCACATGCGCGAGGTGGCCGGCGTCGACCACCTCGGCATCGGCGGCGACTACGACGGCACGGCCTTCACACCCGACGGCCTGGACGACGTCTCCGGCTACCCGAACCTGATCGCGGAGCTGCTGGACCGCGGCTGGTCGAAGGCCGACCTGGCGAAGCTCACCTGGAAGAACGCGGTACGGGTGCTGGACGCGGCCGAGGACGTGGCCCGCGGGCTTCAGGCCACGCGGCCGCCGTCCAACGCCACGATCGAGTCGCTCGACGGCTGA
- a CDS encoding GtrA family protein, with protein MEHGASRLRRFLHEVARFGAVGGVGVLVNLLVFNLVRHVTDLPVVRASVIATVVAIIFNYVGFRYFTYRDRDKTRRTREMSLFLLFSAVGLVIENGVLYAATYGFGWDTPLQNNIFKFLGIGIATLFRFWSYRSWVFRALPPREAVADAESVLKSERTRRSRAGQRVP; from the coding sequence ATGGAACATGGTGCTTCGCGGCTCCGACGGTTCCTCCACGAAGTCGCCAGGTTCGGCGCGGTGGGCGGTGTCGGAGTGCTCGTCAACCTCCTCGTGTTCAACCTGGTACGGCATGTCACCGACCTGCCGGTGGTGCGCGCGAGCGTCATCGCGACCGTCGTGGCGATCATCTTCAACTACGTCGGCTTCCGCTACTTCACGTACCGCGACCGCGACAAGACCCGCCGTACGCGGGAGATGTCCCTGTTCCTGCTGTTCAGCGCGGTCGGGCTGGTCATCGAGAACGGCGTCCTGTACGCGGCCACGTACGGCTTCGGCTGGGACACGCCGCTGCAGAACAACATCTTCAAGTTCCTCGGCATCGGCATCGCCACGCTGTTCCGCTTCTGGTCGTACCGCAGCTGGGTGTTCCGCGCCCTTCCGCCCCGTGAGGCGGTGGCGGACGCGGAATCGGTCCTGAAGAGCGAACGGACCAGGCGGTCGCGGGCCGGGCAGCGGGTGCCGTAG
- a CDS encoding UDP-glucose dehydrogenase family protein — MALKITVIGTGYLGATHAAAMAELGFEVLALDVVPEKIEKLERGEAPMYEPGLDELLRRHVTGIEGSSGRLRFTRDWAEIGAFGDVHFVCVNTPQRHGEYASDMSYVDSAFASLAPHLHGPALVVGKSTVPVGTADRLAAYLSAHAPAGEDAELAWNPEFLREGFAVKDTLHPDRIVVGVRSERAEKLLREVYATPIAEGSPFVVTDFPTAELVKTSANSFLATKISFINAMAEVCEAAGGDVAKLAEAIGYDDRIGKKFLRAGIGFGGGCLPKDIRAFMARAGELGADQALTFLREIDSINMRQRGQMVELTRQALGGGPFLGKRVAVLGATFKPDSDDVRDSPALNVAGQIHLQGGQVTVYDPKGMDNARRVFPTLGYADSALDAVRGADIVLHLTEWREFRELDAEALGEVAAARIILDGRNALDPERWRKAGWTYRAMGRPTA; from the coding sequence ATGGCCCTGAAGATCACCGTGATCGGCACCGGTTATCTCGGCGCGACACACGCGGCGGCCATGGCCGAGCTGGGCTTCGAGGTGCTCGCCCTCGACGTCGTGCCCGAGAAGATCGAGAAGCTGGAGCGCGGCGAGGCCCCGATGTACGAGCCGGGCCTCGACGAGCTGCTGCGCAGGCATGTCACCGGTATCGAGGGATCCAGCGGCCGTCTGCGCTTCACTCGGGACTGGGCCGAGATCGGCGCCTTCGGCGATGTGCACTTCGTCTGCGTGAACACCCCGCAGCGGCACGGCGAGTACGCCTCCGACATGAGTTACGTCGACTCCGCGTTCGCCTCGCTCGCACCGCATCTGCACGGTCCCGCCCTGGTCGTCGGCAAGTCGACCGTGCCCGTCGGCACCGCCGACCGGCTGGCGGCCTACCTGTCCGCGCACGCGCCCGCCGGCGAGGACGCCGAGCTGGCGTGGAACCCGGAGTTCCTGCGCGAGGGCTTCGCCGTGAAGGACACGCTGCACCCCGACCGGATCGTGGTGGGCGTGCGCAGCGAGCGGGCCGAGAAGCTCCTGCGGGAGGTGTATGCCACGCCGATCGCCGAGGGCTCACCGTTCGTGGTGACCGACTTCCCGACAGCCGAGCTGGTGAAGACCTCCGCGAACTCCTTCCTCGCCACGAAGATCTCGTTCATCAACGCCATGGCCGAGGTGTGCGAGGCGGCGGGCGGTGACGTCGCCAAGCTGGCGGAGGCCATCGGCTACGACGACCGGATCGGGAAGAAGTTCCTGCGGGCCGGGATCGGGTTCGGCGGTGGCTGTCTGCCGAAGGACATCCGGGCCTTCATGGCGCGGGCCGGTGAGCTGGGTGCCGACCAGGCGCTGACGTTCCTGCGGGAGATCGACTCGATCAACATGCGCCAGCGCGGGCAGATGGTGGAGCTGACCCGGCAGGCGCTGGGCGGCGGGCCGTTCCTGGGCAAGCGGGTGGCGGTGCTCGGCGCGACCTTCAAGCCGGACTCGGACGACGTACGGGACTCGCCCGCGCTGAACGTCGCCGGGCAGATCCACCTCCAGGGCGGCCAGGTCACGGTCTACGACCCCAAGGGCATGGACAACGCCCGCCGCGTCTTCCCGACCCTCGGCTACGCCGACTCGGCGCTGGACGCCGTACGCGGCGCCGACATCGTGCTGCATCTGACGGAGTGGCGGGAGTTCCGCGAGCTGGACGCGGAGGCGCTCGGTGAGGTCGCGGCGGCCCGGATCATCCTCGACGGCCGCAACGCCCTCGACCCGGAGCGCTGGCGCAAGGCCGGGTGGACGTACCGGGCGATGGGGCGGCCGACCGCCTGA
- a CDS encoding VOC family protein, with amino-acid sequence MALAKLGVVVLDCPDPRALAGFYAEVLGGTPTVEADDSGEWIDLKVPGGPALAFQESPGYVPPKWPSPDGSQQFHLDLDVEDLDAAEKGVLALGAKPLDAEDRTRTFRVYADPAGHPFCLCAG; translated from the coding sequence ATGGCTCTCGCCAAACTGGGTGTCGTCGTCCTGGACTGTCCCGACCCGCGTGCACTGGCCGGCTTCTACGCCGAGGTGCTCGGCGGCACTCCCACGGTGGAGGCCGACGACTCGGGCGAGTGGATCGACCTGAAGGTGCCGGGCGGGCCGGCGCTGGCCTTCCAGGAATCCCCGGGGTACGTACCGCCGAAGTGGCCGTCGCCCGACGGCTCGCAGCAGTTCCATCTCGACCTGGACGTGGAGGACCTGGACGCGGCCGAGAAGGGCGTGCTGGCGCTCGGCGCGAAGCCGCTGGACGCCGAGGACCGGACGCGGACCTTCCGGGTTTACGCCGATCCGGCCGGGCACCCGTTCTGCCTCTGCGCCGGCTGA
- a CDS encoding HAMP domain-containing histidine kinase — MRRRLIQSTLAVVLVVIAVFGVSLVIVETKTISNSAQERVESEAVRLASIVDSRLFVAQQVDAEVLRKQVTQDRYYAVIRIPGEEPIEVGSKPSGDVISATEPGEEGETVTVQEPRSSVTREVGRTLLIIGLVALLAVVAAVLLAVRQANRLASPLTDLAETAERLGSGDPRPRHKRYGVPELDRVADVLDGSAERIARMLTAERRLAADASHQLRTPLTALSMRLEEITLTDDPDTVKEEATIALTQVERLTDVVERLLTNSRDPRTGSAVTFDLDEVIQQQLAEWRPAYRSAGRAIVSSGKRHLEAVGTPGAVAQVLAALIENSLMHGGGTVALRTRVTGNQAVIEVTDEGPGVPADLGARIFERAISGRNSTGIGLAVARDLAEADGGRLEMLQTKPPVFALFLSRTPVRKSQGGENEPMIR; from the coding sequence ATGCGCCGCCGACTGATCCAGTCCACGCTCGCCGTGGTGCTCGTCGTGATCGCCGTCTTCGGCGTCTCCCTCGTCATCGTCGAGACCAAGACGATCAGCAACAGCGCCCAGGAGCGGGTGGAGTCCGAGGCGGTCCGGCTGGCCAGCATCGTCGACAGCCGGCTCTTCGTCGCCCAGCAGGTCGACGCGGAGGTGCTGCGCAAGCAGGTCACGCAGGACCGCTACTACGCGGTGATCCGGATCCCCGGGGAGGAGCCCATCGAGGTCGGCTCCAAGCCGTCCGGCGACGTGATCAGCGCGACCGAGCCCGGCGAGGAGGGCGAGACCGTCACGGTCCAGGAGCCGCGCTCCTCGGTGACCCGGGAGGTCGGCCGCACCCTGCTGATCATCGGCCTGGTCGCGCTGCTGGCGGTGGTGGCCGCGGTGCTGCTGGCCGTGCGCCAGGCGAACCGGCTGGCATCGCCGCTGACCGACCTCGCGGAGACGGCCGAGCGGCTCGGCTCGGGCGATCCGCGCCCCCGGCACAAGCGGTACGGCGTGCCCGAGCTGGACCGGGTGGCGGACGTGCTGGACGGCTCGGCCGAGCGCATCGCGCGCATGCTGACCGCCGAGCGGCGGCTGGCCGCGGACGCCTCTCACCAGCTGCGGACGCCGCTGACGGCGCTGTCGATGCGGCTGGAGGAGATCACCCTCACCGACGACCCGGACACGGTGAAGGAAGAGGCGACGATCGCGCTGACCCAGGTCGAGCGGCTCACGGACGTCGTGGAGCGGCTGCTGACGAACTCCCGCGACCCGCGCACCGGCTCCGCCGTCACCTTCGACCTCGACGAGGTCATCCAGCAGCAGCTCGCCGAGTGGCGTCCCGCCTACCGCAGCGCGGGCCGGGCGATCGTCAGCTCCGGCAAGCGGCATCTGGAGGCCGTGGGCACACCCGGAGCGGTCGCACAGGTGCTGGCCGCGCTGATCGAGAACTCTCTGATGCACGGCGGCGGCACGGTGGCGCTGCGCACCCGTGTCACCGGCAACCAGGCCGTCATCGAGGTCACGGACGAGGGCCCCGGCGTCCCCGCCGACCTCGGCGCACGCATCTTCGAGCGGGCGATCAGCGGCCGCAACTCCACGGGCATCGGCCTGGCCGTGGCCCGCGACCTGGCGGAAGCGGACGGCGGCCGCCTGGAGATGCTCCAGACCAAGCCCCCGGTGTTCGCCCTGTTCCTGTCCCGCACGCCCGTCCGGAAGTCCCAGGGCGGCGAGAACGAGCCGATGATCCGCTGA
- a CDS encoding alkene reductase → MTQHTTALFEPARLPGLDLPNRLVMAPLTRNRAEADGTPTPLMATYYVQRASAGLIIAEASTPNAVGQTYPNITAVHSPAHVAGWRRVTDAVRDAGGRMFLQLQHGGRVGHPATSGLTPVAPSPVPLPETIFTPEGHRSAVVPREMTAEDIRTTIADFAQAARNALDAGFEGVEVHSANGHLLHQFLSRNTNLRTDGYGGPVAARIRFTAEVTEAVAAEIGAERVGLRASPGHTVNGIEEGETEEIYPALVERLGGLGLAYLHLGYADPDTPVFRKVRAGWPGVIVANPVLKEISTDAVHRASEALLAAGADLIALGRPFLANPDLVTRLRHGAPLNAMRDRYFMYVGGATGYTDYPTLDAQPSSDSIVALDGGRVA, encoded by the coding sequence ATGACGCAGCACACGACAGCACTCTTCGAACCGGCTCGTCTGCCCGGGCTGGACCTGCCCAACCGTCTGGTGATGGCCCCGCTGACCAGGAACCGGGCCGAGGCCGACGGCACGCCGACCCCGCTGATGGCCACGTACTACGTCCAGCGCGCCTCCGCCGGGCTGATCATCGCCGAGGCCTCGACCCCGAACGCGGTCGGGCAGACGTACCCGAACATCACCGCCGTCCACAGCCCGGCGCACGTGGCCGGCTGGCGTCGGGTCACGGACGCCGTGCGGGACGCGGGTGGCCGGATGTTCCTGCAGCTCCAGCACGGCGGCCGGGTCGGCCACCCCGCGACCAGCGGGCTGACGCCGGTCGCGCCCTCGCCCGTCCCCCTCCCCGAGACGATCTTCACACCGGAGGGTCACCGGTCGGCCGTGGTGCCGAGGGAGATGACCGCCGAGGACATCCGCACCACCATCGCCGACTTCGCGCAGGCCGCCCGCAACGCGCTGGACGCCGGGTTCGAGGGGGTGGAGGTGCACTCCGCCAACGGCCATCTGCTGCACCAGTTCCTCTCCCGCAACACCAACCTCCGCACCGACGGCTACGGCGGGCCGGTCGCCGCCCGGATCCGGTTCACGGCCGAGGTGACCGAGGCGGTGGCCGCCGAGATCGGGGCCGAGCGCGTGGGTCTGCGGGCCTCCCCCGGCCACACCGTCAACGGCATCGAGGAGGGCGAGACCGAGGAGATCTACCCGGCGCTCGTCGAGCGGCTCGGCGGGCTGGGGCTCGCCTACCTGCACCTGGGGTACGCCGACCCGGACACGCCGGTGTTCCGGAAGGTGCGCGCCGGCTGGCCCGGGGTGATCGTCGCCAACCCGGTGCTGAAGGAGATCTCCACGGACGCCGTGCACCGGGCCTCCGAGGCGCTGCTGGCCGCCGGGGCCGACCTGATCGCCCTCGGCCGGCCCTTCCTCGCCAACCCCGACCTGGTGACCCGGCTGCGGCACGGGGCGCCGCTGAACGCGATGCGCGACCGGTACTTCATGTACGTGGGCGGGGCGACCGGCTACACCGACTACCCCACCCTCGACGCTCAGCCGTCGAGCGACTCGATCGTGGCGTTGGACGGCGGCCGCGTGGCCTGA
- a CDS encoding response regulator transcription factor, which translates to MTRVLLAEDDASISEPLARALRREGYEVEVREDGPTALDAGMQGGVDLVVLDLGLPGMDGLEVARRLRGEGHSIPILILTARADEVDTVVGLDAGADDYVTKPFRLAELLARVRALLRRGAAEPQQPPATHGVRIDVESHRAWMGEEELQLTAKEFDLLRVLVRDAGRVVTRDQLMREVWDTTWWSSTKTLDMHISWLRKKLGDDAANPRYIATVRGVGFRFEKS; encoded by the coding sequence ATGACCCGTGTACTGCTCGCCGAGGACGACGCGTCCATCTCGGAGCCGCTGGCCCGTGCTCTGCGCCGGGAGGGCTACGAGGTCGAAGTGCGTGAGGACGGACCCACCGCTCTCGACGCCGGAATGCAGGGCGGCGTCGACCTGGTCGTGCTCGACCTGGGTCTGCCCGGCATGGACGGTCTGGAGGTGGCCCGTCGCCTGCGGGGCGAAGGCCACAGCATCCCGATCCTCATCCTGACCGCGCGCGCCGACGAGGTGGACACCGTCGTCGGGCTCGACGCGGGCGCCGACGACTACGTCACCAAGCCGTTCCGGCTCGCCGAGCTGCTCGCCCGCGTCCGCGCCCTGCTGCGCCGCGGCGCCGCCGAGCCGCAGCAGCCGCCCGCCACGCACGGCGTGCGGATCGACGTCGAGTCGCACCGCGCCTGGATGGGCGAGGAGGAGCTCCAGCTCACCGCCAAGGAGTTCGACCTGCTGCGGGTGCTGGTGCGCGACGCGGGCCGGGTCGTCACCCGCGACCAGCTGATGCGCGAGGTCTGGGACACGACCTGGTGGTCGTCGACCAAGACCCTCGACATGCACATCTCCTGGCTGCGCAAGAAGCTCGGCGACGACGCGGCCAACCCCCGCTACATCGCCACCGTGCGCGGTGTGGGCTTCCGCTTCGAGAAGAGCTGA
- a CDS encoding 5-(carboxyamino)imidazole ribonucleotide synthase: MTFPVVGMVGGGQLARMTHEAGIPLGIRFKLLSDTPQDSAAQVVSDVVVGDYRDLETLRAFARGCDVITFDHEHVPTEHLRALEADGIPVRPGPDALVHAQDKGVMRAKLDAIGVPCPRHRIVSDPQDVVAFAAEGDGFPVVLKTVRGGYDGKGVWVVDSVEEAADPFKAGVPVLAEEKVDFLRELAANVVRSPHGQAVAYPVVESRQVNGVCDTVIAPAPGLDQGLALRAEEMALNIAKELGVVGHLAVELFQTRDGRILVNELAMRPHNSGHWSMDGAVTSQFANHVRAVLDLPLGDPRPRAEWTVMVNVLGGDYPDMYSAYLHCMARDPQLKIHMYGKDVKPGRKVGHVNTYGDDLDDVLERARHAAGYLRGTITE, translated from the coding sequence GTGACGTTCCCGGTAGTCGGCATGGTCGGCGGGGGCCAGCTCGCTCGTATGACACACGAAGCAGGCATCCCGCTGGGCATCAGGTTCAAGCTTCTCAGTGACACCCCGCAGGACTCAGCTGCGCAGGTCGTGAGCGATGTCGTCGTAGGCGACTACCGCGACCTGGAGACGCTGCGCGCCTTCGCACGCGGGTGCGACGTGATCACCTTCGATCACGAACACGTGCCCACCGAGCACCTCAGGGCCCTGGAGGCGGACGGCATCCCCGTGCGCCCCGGCCCCGACGCGCTCGTGCACGCCCAGGACAAGGGCGTGATGCGCGCGAAGCTCGACGCGATCGGCGTGCCCTGCCCCAGACACAGAATCGTTTCCGATCCGCAGGACGTCGTGGCCTTCGCCGCCGAGGGCGACGGGTTCCCCGTCGTCCTCAAGACCGTCCGCGGCGGTTACGACGGCAAGGGCGTGTGGGTCGTCGACTCCGTCGAGGAGGCCGCCGACCCGTTCAAGGCCGGTGTCCCCGTGCTCGCCGAGGAGAAGGTCGACTTCCTCCGCGAGCTCGCCGCCAACGTCGTACGCTCCCCGCACGGACAGGCCGTCGCCTACCCGGTCGTCGAGTCCCGCCAGGTGAACGGCGTCTGCGACACGGTGATCGCGCCCGCCCCCGGCCTCGACCAGGGCCTCGCCCTGCGGGCCGAGGAGATGGCGCTGAACATCGCCAAGGAGCTCGGCGTCGTCGGTCACCTCGCCGTCGAGCTGTTCCAGACCCGCGACGGCCGCATCCTCGTCAACGAACTCGCCATGCGCCCGCACAACTCCGGCCACTGGTCGATGGACGGCGCCGTCACCAGCCAGTTCGCCAACCACGTCCGGGCGGTCCTGGACCTGCCCCTCGGCGACCCGCGCCCGCGCGCCGAGTGGACCGTCATGGTCAACGTCCTCGGCGGCGACTACCCGGACATGTACTCCGCGTACCTGCACTGCATGGCCCGCGACCCGCAGCTCAAGATCCACATGTACGGCAAGGACGTGAAGCCCGGCCGCAAGGTCGGCCACGTCAACACCTACGGCGACGACCTGGACGACGTGCTGGAGCGCGCCCGTCACGCAGCCGGCTACCTGAGAGGCACCATCACCGAATGA
- a CDS encoding VOC family protein, whose amino-acid sequence MPAVARFRSVVVDCPDPRELARFYAQVGGGTPEDDDPDWVVLRIPDGPRLAFQRSPGFTPPEWPRSDRNAQQFHLDFDGGSTWEEIDAAEERVLSLGARVLDREDYEKKDFRVYADPAGHPFCLCRIEHTA is encoded by the coding sequence ATGCCTGCTGTGGCACGTTTCCGTTCCGTCGTCGTCGACTGCCCCGACCCGCGCGAGCTGGCCCGTTTCTACGCGCAGGTCGGGGGAGGCACGCCCGAGGACGACGACCCCGACTGGGTGGTGCTGCGGATCCCCGACGGGCCGCGGCTCGCCTTCCAGCGCTCGCCCGGGTTCACCCCGCCGGAATGGCCCCGGTCCGACCGCAACGCCCAGCAGTTCCACCTGGACTTCGACGGCGGGTCGACCTGGGAGGAGATCGACGCGGCCGAGGAGCGGGTGCTGTCATTGGGGGCGCGGGTGCTGGACCGGGAGGACTACGAGAAGAAGGACTTCCGGGTGTACGCCGACCCGGCGGGGCATCCGTTCTGCCTGTGCCGGATCGAGCACACCGCCTGA
- a CDS encoding CGNR zinc finger domain-containing protein, which yields MTERSPAPGGLALVEALVNTLDIGSGADSLDTAEGRARFGVTRDEAEDARALRESLRVVLLAHAGHPPHREVTPLGELLAGAPLLVAVDRRDGSATLAPADEGPLLSRVAAAVAEALVAGTWSRLKACEAADCLWAYYDRSPAGRGRWCSMQVCGARAKMRRYRAKG from the coding sequence ATGACGGAGAGATCGCCCGCGCCCGGCGGCCTGGCCCTGGTCGAGGCCCTGGTGAACACCCTGGACATCGGGTCGGGCGCCGACTCGCTGGACACGGCGGAGGGCCGCGCGCGTTTCGGGGTCACGCGGGACGAGGCCGAGGACGCCCGCGCCCTGCGCGAGTCCCTGCGCGTGGTCCTGCTCGCCCACGCGGGCCACCCGCCGCACCGCGAGGTGACCCCGCTGGGCGAACTGCTGGCCGGGGCGCCGCTGCTGGTGGCGGTCGACCGGCGGGACGGCTCGGCGACCCTCGCCCCGGCCGACGAGGGCCCCCTGCTCTCCCGTGTCGCAGCCGCCGTCGCCGAGGCGCTGGTCGCGGGCACCTGGAGCAGGCTCAAGGCCTGCGAGGCCGCCGACTGCCTCTGGGCGTACTACGACCGCAGCCCGGCCGGCCGCGGCCGCTGGTGCTCGATGCAGGTCTGCGGGGCCCGGGCGAAGATGCGCCGCTACCGGGCGAAGGGCTGA